The following proteins are encoded in a genomic region of Microtus ochrogaster isolate Prairie Vole_2 chromosome 5, MicOch1.0, whole genome shotgun sequence:
- the Tmem225 gene encoding transmembrane protein 225 isoform X1 — protein sequence MIHLPDKSIQNANMVFSCGAILMLVTGIVMENWVELIPKLRKEKTTHSPWLGCCPAYWPEGSLGIIKSMMMMSLNIAMYLNLALGLQYTSMISQNKCVHLIIGFMNFFTGCLLFYAVSMYYHKLNKGQDVYFVSYKVKRITFTVYLAIALFLTCGIFCFIQSSNRCACLLNREGSGKKLNGNSIQVISLPERTIMPRSIVHVHSTISKDGSLNKPHVQTRRVTWAL from the exons ATGATCCATCTCCCAGACAAAAGTATCCAGAATGCCAACATGGTCTTCTCCTGTGGGGCCATACTCATGTTGGTAACGGGCATCGTCATGGAAAACTGGGTGGAATTAATTCCCaaactgagaaaggaaaagactaCCCACAGTCCATGGCTGGGTTGCTGCCCTGCTTATTGGCCTGAAG GTAGCCTGGGGATAATCAAAAGCATGATGATGATGAGTCTCAACATAGCCATGTATCTTAACTTGGCCTTAGGTCTTCAGTACACCTCTATGATCTCTCAAAATAAGTGTGTGCACCTCATTATTGGCTTCATGAATTTCTTCACAG GTTGCCTTTTGTTCTATGCAGTCTCTATGTATTATCACAAGCTAAATAAAGGTCAAGATGTATACTTCGTTAGTTACAAGGTCAAACGGATCACTTTCACTGTCTACTTAGCCATCGCACTATTTCTTACCTGTG GTATCTTCTGTTTCATACAATCCTCAAATAGATGTGCCTGCTTACTGAACAGAGAAGGCAGTGGCAAAAAGCTGAATGGAAATTCAATCCAAGTTATTTCCCTTCCAGAGCGCACTATAATGCCTCGGAGCATTGTCCATGTGCACTCCACCATCTCAAAGGATGGCAGCTTGAACAAGCCACATGTCCAAACGCGTCGTGTAACCTGGGCTCTATGA
- the Tmem225 gene encoding transmembrane protein 225 isoform X2 yields the protein MIHLPDKSIQNANMVFSCGAILMLVTGIVMENWVELIPKLRKEKTTHSPWLGCCPAYWPEGSLGIIKSMMMMSLNIAMYLNLALGLQYTSMISQNKCVHLIIGFMNFFTVSMYYHKLNKGQDVYFVSYKVKRITFTVYLAIALFLTCGIFCFIQSSNRCACLLNREGSGKKLNGNSIQVISLPERTIMPRSIVHVHSTISKDGSLNKPHVQTRRVTWAL from the exons ATGATCCATCTCCCAGACAAAAGTATCCAGAATGCCAACATGGTCTTCTCCTGTGGGGCCATACTCATGTTGGTAACGGGCATCGTCATGGAAAACTGGGTGGAATTAATTCCCaaactgagaaaggaaaagactaCCCACAGTCCATGGCTGGGTTGCTGCCCTGCTTATTGGCCTGAAG GTAGCCTGGGGATAATCAAAAGCATGATGATGATGAGTCTCAACATAGCCATGTATCTTAACTTGGCCTTAGGTCTTCAGTACACCTCTATGATCTCTCAAAATAAGTGTGTGCACCTCATTATTGGCTTCATGAATTTCTTCACAG TCTCTATGTATTATCACAAGCTAAATAAAGGTCAAGATGTATACTTCGTTAGTTACAAGGTCAAACGGATCACTTTCACTGTCTACTTAGCCATCGCACTATTTCTTACCTGTG GTATCTTCTGTTTCATACAATCCTCAAATAGATGTGCCTGCTTACTGAACAGAGAAGGCAGTGGCAAAAAGCTGAATGGAAATTCAATCCAAGTTATTTCCCTTCCAGAGCGCACTATAATGCCTCGGAGCATTGTCCATGTGCACTCCACCATCTCAAAGGATGGCAGCTTGAACAAGCCACATGTCCAAACGCGTCGTGTAACCTGGGCTCTATGA